In Rosa chinensis cultivar Old Blush chromosome 1, RchiOBHm-V2, whole genome shotgun sequence, a genomic segment contains:
- the LOC121051439 gene encoding cyclic nucleotide-gated ion channel 1-like: MANDEVALNVERLEEISRAQSIPEFWHSEAVKGKAKRGGHRSRKLWPKLKEILRSFLLSWWKTIFTMSCVLSVSVDPLFLYIPITNEDMKCLRLDQNLKTVTLFLRSAVDLPCIVHIISQILAVRPRPRRRRVKLVELALEMAKRILWPYFLIDILAVLPIPHVVILILLTRTRKISNPNRRKLLNSLILFQYFPRIFRMYQSCKVNKEEPDEEEAGKTRYGDNGHRIPFRVYKFILASHVLGAFWYFFSIQREMDCWQYACRKESKCEDCTFDCGGNHSFKNGNHSFKNVAFINDFCPISTPNSTVFNFGIFLDALQSNIVGSTDFPQKFLHCLWWGLRSLSSFGQNLQTSTYAWENLFAFGISVVGIILFLIYLNAVLQFVTTTSERNKKERISKEVDLWLFRKGLPSNLKQVIMHFMIQKLKQKIDVGVDDILSILPLTHRKYIERFLRLAILKKVPMLQTMDEELLKEICERLQPVHYPEDKCIIGKGKRLDKMIFLTNGTVQTYKTNGKGGKIGSKFLEKGDFYGSEELLKWASKFSDVEDLPFSSRMVKPIMKVEALELSAEDLKIVVSKFWWHFTKNKDLTEFNKSVLEKLAVSSVEKQFRRIRQVMKKKHEIKSHNNLDTNQLGSRSMKLKRVISKAMWDQLPSPGHSLHG; this comes from the exons ATGGCTAACGATGAAGTAGCTTTAAATGTAGAGCGCTTGGAAGAGATATCTCGAGCTCAGAG TATTCCAGAATTTTGGCATTCAGAGGCTGTCAAGGGGAAAGCTAAACGTGGAGGACACAGATCAAGAAAGCTATGGCCTAAACTAAAGGAAATTCTTCGGTCTTTCCTGCTGAGTTGGTGGAAAACTATATTTACAATGTCCTGCGTGCTTTCTGTCTCGGTGGATCCTTTGTTCTTATACATTCCTATCACCAACGAAGACATGAAATGTCTCAGATTGGACCAAAATCTCAAGACAGTAACTCTTTTTTTACGATCGGCGGTGGATCTCCCATGTATAGTGCACATCATTTCCCAAATTCTTGCTGTGAGACCGCGGCCGCGGCGGCGGAGGGTTAAGTTAGTGGAGCTTGCTTTGGAGATGGCTAAGCGGATTTTATGGCCGTACTTCCTAATTGATATTTTAGCTGTTCTTCCCATTCCACAT GTAGTAATCCTCATTTTACTTACAAGAACGAGAAAGATTTCGAACCCGAATAGGAGGAAGTTGCTAAACTCTCTTATTCTGTTTCAATATTTTCCACGAATTTTTCGTATGTACCAATCATGTAAGGTCAATAAGGAAGAGCCTGACGAGGAGGAGGCTGGTAAGACTCGTTATGGCGACAATGGACATCGAATACCGTTCAGGGTGTACAAGTTTATCCTTGCCAGTCAT GTGCTTGGAGCCTTTTGGTACTTCTTTTCTATTCAAAGAGAGATGGATTGTTGGCAATATGCATGTCGAAAGGAAAGCAAATGTGAAGATTGTACTTTTGATTGTGGTGGCAATCATTCATTTAAGAATGGCAATCATTCATTTAAGAATGTCGCATTTATAAATGATTTTTGCCCCATAAGTACACCAAATTCAACAGTCTTCAATTTTGGTATATTTCTCGATGCACTTCAATCGAATATAGTGGGATCAACAGATTTTCCACAAAAATTCTTGCATTGCTTATGGTGGGGTCTTCGAAGTCTAAG CTCATTTGGTCAAAATCTCCAGACCAGTACCTATGCTTGGGAGAATCTCTTTGCGTTTGGTATCTCTGTAGTTGGAATTATACTATTTTTAATATATCTCAATGCAGTTTTGCAG TTCGTAACTACAACATCGGAAAGAAACAAGAAGGAAAGGATAAGTAAGGAGGTAGATTTATGGCTATTTAGAAAAGGCCTGCCTAGCAATTTGAAGCAAGTGATCATGCACTTCATGATACAAAAACTTAAACAGAAGATAGATGTTGGGGTGGATGATATACTCTCTATTCTTCCTTTGACACATCGTAAATACATCGAGCGTTTTCTTCGTTTGGCTATCCTTAAAAAA GTGCCAATGCTTCAAACTATGGATGAAGAACTGTTGAAAGAAATATGCGAGCGCCTCCAGCCGGTGCACTATCCTGAGGACAAATGCATTATTGGAAAGGGAAAGCGACTAGACAAGATGATTTTCCTCACAAATGGCACTGTACAGACCTACAAGACCAATGGTAAAGGTGGAAAAATTGGCTCCAAGTTTCTTGAGAAAGGGGACTTCTATGGATCAGAAGAGCTTCTCAAATGGGCATCAAAATTTAGTGATGTCGAAGACTTGCCATTCTCATCGAGAATGGTTAAGCCCATCATGAAAGTTGAAGCCCTTGAGCTGAGTGCGGAGGACTTGAAGATTGTAGTCAGTAAGTTCTGGTGGCATTTCACCAAGAACAAGGATCTAACTGAGTTCAACAAGTCTGTGTTGGAGAAGTTGGCAGTATCTTCCGTAGAAAAACAATTCCGTCGCATCAGGCAAGTGATGAAAAAGAAGCATGAAATTAAGTCTCACAATAATTTGGATACTAATCAGCTGGGTAGTCGAAGTATGAAGTTGAAACGCGTCATCAGCAAGGCCATGTGGGATCAGCTACCCTCTCCGGGTCATTCTCTACATGGCTAG
- the LOC121049947 gene encoding uncharacterized protein LOC121049947, with protein MASKGKKTRGVTKGIGTHDIVTASNERILIQMNDDQKLPNGVQANSRFVSEIGSQTRSLAPLHVKTWKEVTLEVKDEIKKGLLHKFDVNFKEPGIAKFVEDKMNNTFRSWKGKLHKHFKKYADDIDFARAHPPTEKVFGDRDISDWEWLCDNLYTDQAYQNRCRINTINRNKKIYNHCGGSRPFTKHMEAEEQKGKNVTFIENWSLMHQHRGNNGGVWINEEAEKTGKNLIVELIKTKQQMADSEGTPLEDVIVPIPMQLDILAKELETMKGKTIRGVGYGLRKDTFCLSVPASTSNPTNAQLMRYIVLLEERLASLEGERQPSTHDVDEEGVENGNVDEENDEDVENDEDEDLDVL; from the exons ATGGCCTCTAAGGGGAAAAAGACACGTGGTGTTACAAAGGGGATAGGAACTCATGATATTGTCACTGCTTCTAATGAGAGGATTCTGATTCAGATGAATGACGATCAAAAGCTCCCAAATGGTGTCCAAGCTAATTCTAGGTTTGTTTCAGAAATTGGGTCTCAAACACGTTCCTTAGCCCCACTTCATGTCAAAACCTGGAAGGAGGTTACACTAGAAGTTAAAGACGAAATCAAAAAGGGGTTGTTG CATAAATTTGATGTCAATTTCAAAGAACCTGGCATTGCAAAATTTGTTGAAGACAAGATGAATAACACATTCAGATCATGGAAGGGAAAATTGCACAAGCACTTCAAAAAATATGCTGATGACATTGATTTTGCAAGGGCTCACCCCCCTACTGAGAAAGTGTTTGGTGACAGGGACATAAGTGATTGGGAGTGGTTGTGTGATAATTTGTACACGGATCAAGCGTATCAG AACCGTTGTAGGATCAATACTATTAATAGGAACAAGAAAATTTATAATCACTGTGGTGGTTCACGCCCTTTCACAAAACATATGGAAGCCGAAGAACAG AAGGGTAAAAACGTGACCTTTATTGAGAATTGGAGTCTCATGCATCAACATAGAGGCAACAATGGTGGTGTTTGGATCAATGAAGAAGCAGAGAAGACAGGG AAAAATTTGATTGTAGAGTTGATCAAAACCAAGCAACAGATGGCCGATTCTGAGGGTACCCCACTTGAAGATGTTATAGTGCCTATCCCAATGCAATTAGATATCTTGGCTAAAGAGCTCGAGACTATGAAGGGTAAGACCATTCGAGGTGTGGGTTATGGTCTTAGaaaagacacattctgtctttcAGTCCCTGCATCCACTTCAAACCCAACAAATGCTCAACTTATGAGGTACATTGTTTTATTAGAAGAGCGACTTGCTTCGCTTGAGGGTGAGAGACAACCTTCTACACATGATGTGGATGAAGAGGGAGTCGAGAATGGTAATGTGGATGAGGAGAATGATGAGGATGTGGAGaatgatgaggatgaggatttGGACGTGCTTTAG